A genomic region of Anaeromicrobium sediminis contains the following coding sequences:
- a CDS encoding glycine C-acetyltransferase: MNNVHELTFLKEKIEGLKADGVYRKLPILEGANESEVILNGKKVINLSSNNYLGFANHPRLKRAAIEAVEKYGVGAGAVRTIVGNMDIHEKMETLLAKFKREEAVMSFQSGFNCNAGTIQAIAEKGDLIISDELNHASIIDGARLSRADKTIYKHNDMDSLEEVLKLKRDKYRNLLIITDGVFSMDGDIANLPDIANLAEKYSAMTYVDDAHGSGVLGESGRGTVDHFNLHGRIDFSIGTLSKAIGVIGGYVAGSKTMQDWLSHRGRPLLFSTSLPPAAVGSIIEAVKILMETTEYTDRLWDNAKYFKEKLGKLGFDTGNSQTPITPVIIGDEAKTMEFSKKLFEKGVFVSGIVFPTVPKGTGRVRCMVTAAHTKEQLDRAVDAFEKVGKEMNILK, translated from the coding sequence ATGAACAATGTACATGAATTAACTTTCTTAAAAGAAAAGATTGAAGGGCTAAAGGCAGATGGAGTTTACAGAAAGTTACCCATATTAGAAGGTGCCAATGAATCAGAAGTAATATTAAATGGAAAAAAGGTTATAAACCTATCTTCTAATAATTACTTAGGCTTTGCAAATCACCCAAGATTAAAAAGAGCTGCCATAGAAGCTGTAGAGAAATATGGAGTAGGAGCAGGAGCAGTAAGAACTATAGTTGGGAATATGGATATCCATGAAAAAATGGAGACATTACTTGCTAAGTTTAAAAGAGAAGAAGCCGTAATGTCATTCCAATCAGGTTTTAATTGTAATGCAGGAACTATCCAAGCTATAGCCGAAAAGGGAGATTTAATCATTTCAGATGAATTGAATCATGCAAGTATTATAGACGGTGCTAGACTAAGTCGTGCTGATAAGACCATATATAAGCACAATGATATGGATAGTTTAGAGGAAGTACTTAAATTAAAAAGAGACAAGTATAGAAACTTACTTATTATTACAGATGGTGTATTTAGTATGGATGGAGATATAGCAAATCTTCCAGATATAGCTAACTTAGCAGAAAAATATAGTGCCATGACCTATGTGGATGATGCCCATGGTTCTGGAGTATTAGGTGAAAGTGGTAGAGGTACAGTAGATCACTTTAACCTACATGGAAGAATTGATTTTAGTATAGGAACTCTATCTAAAGCAATAGGAGTAATCGGTGGATATGTGGCAGGTAGCAAAACTATGCAAGATTGGTTAAGTCATAGGGGAAGACCACTATTATTTAGTACATCCCTACCTCCAGCGGCAGTAGGGTCTATAATTGAAGCTGTAAAAATCCTTATGGAAACTACAGAATATACGGATCGGTTATGGGATAATGCTAAATACTTTAAAGAAAAATTAGGGAAGTTAGGTTTTGATACGGGTAATAGTCAAACTCCCATAACTCCAGTTATAATTGGGGATGAAGCTAAGACTATGGAGTTTTCTAAAAAGCTATTTGAAAAGGGAGTATTCGTATCTGGTATAGTATTCCCAACAGTACCAAAGGGAACTGGAAGAGTTAGATGTATGGTAACAGCAGCCCATACTAAAGAACAATTGGATAGGGCAGTAGATGCTTTTGAAAAAGTAGGAAAAGAAATGAATATATTAAAATAA
- a CDS encoding TetR/AcrR family transcriptional regulator, whose amino-acid sequence MKKLNLKRDAIMNSAIELFSRDGFHKTKVIDISNHAKVGKGTIYQYFRNKEQLYMESIKYVFELYQTYIKKAIDDEKTPLDKLKKYLYVSDELTSKYGSVVFALMKDMRSNGMSMFDTLTEYENKDIELVLKIFEDGLKENIFKDICPRVATNTFIGAIRFHMGNKYIKPKGHIEDNDLEYLFNMLLYGMIKE is encoded by the coding sequence ATGAAGAAATTAAACTTAAAAAGAGATGCAATAATGAATTCAGCCATAGAGCTTTTTTCACGGGATGGATTTCACAAAACCAAGGTAATAGATATTTCAAATCATGCAAAAGTAGGAAAAGGCACCATATACCAATACTTTAGAAATAAAGAGCAACTTTATATGGAGTCTATTAAATATGTATTTGAACTCTATCAAACTTATATTAAGAAAGCTATAGATGATGAAAAAACACCCTTAGACAAATTAAAAAAATACCTTTATGTTTCAGATGAACTTACAAGCAAGTATGGTTCTGTAGTTTTTGCTCTTATGAAGGATATGCGTTCTAATGGTATGTCCATGTTTGATACATTAACGGAATATGAAAATAAGGATATAGAATTAGTCCTTAAAATATTCGAAGATGGTTTGAAAGAAAATATCTTCAAAGATATTTGCCCACGTGTAGCTACTAATACCTTCATTGGGGCCATTAGATTTCATATGGGTAATAAATATATTAAACCTAAAGGACATATAGAAGACAATGATTTAGAATATCTTTTTAACATGTTATTATATGGAATGATAAAGGAGTAG
- a CDS encoding efflux RND transporter permease subunit, with product MNLSKISVKRPVTTLMFMFIAILLGSVSLTMLPVDLYPDMEIPVAIVSIDYQGVGPEEIETLITKPVEQSVATVSNLKEVSSYTKEGNSLVVAEFEYNTDMDMAALEMREKVDLIKGALPDEASTPLVLKIDPNSQPIIEMGINADMEISKLQTLVEDEIVSHFERIDGVASVDLSGKVEKEIKIIIDQEKLSGFGLTLNDIRNILMAENLNLPGGKVKKGEKELIARTTGEFQSVDNIRDIPIILKNGENILLSDIAYINLGYKDKESITRVNNKTSIGVSIKKQSTANTVQVAKKVLQTVSNVRNTYPNLNITVGMDQSEFINKSIENVSKTALAGGFLAVIVLFLFLRNLRSTFVIGISIPVSIISTFALMYFGDLSINLISLGGLALGIGMLVDNSIVVLESIYRKREEGLSRVDSAIVGAKEVAMAVFASTATTIAVFLPIVFVKGFTSILFKQLSFTVTFSLLASLAISLTVVPMLSSKILKVGEVKKRKHTGISIGHLLDLFTKIIDKLLKIYNKVLNFALNHRKTIVVSGVIILVGSLFLVGMVGGEFFPKEDEGSLSIEIELPFGTTLEEADSIVTHVEDIVDDIPEKDIITSTVAGSANMAFSSSNKSTISVKLVDSKDRERETKDVVYDIRKKLSNIAGAKITVTESSSMNGGGPASYPIELKIKGDDLNVLRTIGDEVEHIVKTVPGTSDVKLDTEDGEPEVRLVIDRKRASFYGITASQLANTLKGSIDGLKATTFKSNGEEIDINLYINDTFKSSIENMKQILIASPNGENVPIGQIAHLEYSNAPTQIKRVNQIRTVTVSSQLKGRDLKSVTKDIQEKLNSYNFPSGYRYEFTGEEQDRAEAFKSLFLALLLSIVLIYMILASQFESLLHPFTVMLSVPFALSGSFIGLFVTNRPLSVPAFIGIIMLAGIVVNNAIVLVDYINQLRDRDMNRKDAIIQAGNTRFRPILMTTLTTVLGLVPLALGIGEGAQTQAPMATVVVCGLTLSTLLTLVFIPVVYTLFDDLYIKIKRILFRRKTVSN from the coding sequence ATGAATTTATCTAAAATAAGTGTTAAAAGACCTGTTACCACACTAATGTTCATGTTTATAGCCATCTTATTAGGTAGCGTTTCTTTGACAATGCTTCCTGTAGACTTATATCCGGATATGGAGATTCCCGTTGCCATAGTATCCATAGATTATCAAGGTGTTGGGCCAGAAGAAATAGAAACATTAATTACTAAGCCTGTAGAACAGTCTGTAGCTACTGTAAGCAACTTAAAAGAAGTATCCTCCTATACAAAGGAAGGAAATTCCTTAGTAGTGGCTGAGTTTGAATATAACACAGATATGGATATGGCGGCTCTTGAGATGAGAGAAAAGGTTGATTTAATAAAGGGCGCCCTACCAGACGAGGCATCTACTCCTTTAGTATTAAAGATCGATCCAAACTCTCAACCAATTATTGAAATGGGAATTAATGCAGATATGGAAATCAGCAAGCTTCAAACCCTCGTTGAAGATGAAATCGTATCACACTTTGAAAGAATAGATGGGGTAGCTTCTGTTGATTTAAGCGGAAAAGTCGAAAAGGAAATAAAAATAATAATAGATCAAGAAAAGTTATCAGGTTTTGGATTAACCTTAAATGACATAAGAAATATATTGATGGCTGAAAATTTAAACTTGCCTGGTGGTAAGGTAAAAAAAGGTGAAAAGGAACTTATCGCAAGAACTACAGGAGAATTTCAATCTGTAGATAATATAAGGGATATTCCTATTATATTAAAAAATGGAGAAAATATATTACTTTCTGATATAGCCTATATAAACTTAGGATATAAAGATAAGGAAAGTATAACAAGAGTAAACAATAAGACATCCATAGGAGTCAGTATAAAAAAACAATCTACCGCAAATACAGTACAGGTTGCAAAGAAAGTATTACAAACCGTATCAAATGTACGAAATACTTATCCTAATTTAAACATTACAGTCGGAATGGACCAGTCGGAATTTATTAATAAATCCATAGAAAATGTATCTAAGACAGCTCTAGCAGGTGGATTTTTAGCTGTAATAGTACTATTTTTATTCTTAAGAAATCTACGATCTACTTTCGTAATAGGCATATCCATACCCGTATCTATCATATCTACCTTTGCTTTAATGTATTTTGGAGATTTGAGTATAAACTTAATTTCATTAGGTGGTTTAGCTCTAGGTATAGGTATGCTGGTGGATAACTCAATTGTTGTACTAGAAAGTATTTATCGAAAGAGAGAGGAAGGTCTTTCTAGGGTAGATTCAGCCATTGTAGGTGCTAAGGAAGTTGCCATGGCAGTATTTGCTTCCACAGCTACTACCATAGCAGTTTTTCTACCAATAGTATTTGTAAAAGGCTTTACTTCCATATTATTTAAACAATTATCTTTTACTGTAACTTTTTCACTTTTAGCATCCTTAGCAATATCACTAACAGTAGTACCAATGCTTAGCTCTAAAATATTAAAGGTTGGAGAAGTGAAGAAAAGGAAACATACTGGTATATCTATAGGCCATTTATTAGATCTTTTTACTAAGATAATAGATAAACTATTAAAAATTTATAACAAAGTATTGAATTTTGCCCTAAATCATAGAAAAACCATAGTAGTATCTGGTGTTATTATATTAGTAGGTTCTCTTTTCCTAGTTGGAATGGTAGGTGGAGAATTCTTCCCTAAAGAGGATGAAGGTTCCCTGTCTATAGAAATAGAACTTCCTTTTGGAACCACATTAGAAGAAGCAGATAGCATAGTTACACATGTTGAGGACATAGTAGATGACATTCCAGAAAAAGATATTATCACATCTACCGTTGCAGGTAGTGCCAACATGGCCTTTAGTTCTTCTAATAAATCTACCATATCTGTAAAACTGGTGGATTCCAAGGATAGAGAAAGAGAAACTAAAGACGTAGTATATGACATTAGAAAGAAATTATCAAACATTGCAGGAGCTAAAATCACCGTAACAGAATCATCTTCCATGAATGGTGGTGGACCTGCTTCATATCCTATAGAATTAAAAATCAAGGGTGATGATCTAAATGTCTTAAGAACTATTGGTGATGAGGTAGAACATATAGTTAAAACCGTTCCTGGAACATCCGATGTTAAATTAGATACAGAAGATGGTGAACCTGAAGTTAGATTAGTAATTGATAGAAAAAGGGCATCATTTTATGGTATCACCGCATCTCAATTAGCTAACACCCTAAAGGGTTCCATAGATGGTCTAAAGGCTACTACCTTTAAATCAAATGGTGAAGAAATAGACATTAACTTATACATCAATGATACATTTAAATCATCCATTGAAAATATGAAACAAATACTTATAGCATCACCAAATGGAGAAAATGTACCTATTGGGCAAATAGCCCACTTAGAGTATTCTAATGCTCCTACTCAAATAAAGAGAGTTAATCAAATTAGAACTGTAACCGTATCTTCTCAGCTAAAGGGTCGTGACCTAAAGTCTGTAACTAAAGACATTCAGGAAAAATTAAATAGTTATAACTTCCCATCTGGCTATAGATATGAATTCACTGGTGAAGAACAAGATAGAGCAGAAGCTTTTAAAAGTTTATTTTTAGCTTTACTTTTATCTATAGTGTTAATATACATGATTTTAGCATCTCAGTTCGAATCATTGCTACATCCATTCACCGTTATGCTATCAGTTCCATTTGCTTTATCCGGTAGTTTTATCGGTCTCTTTGTTACAAATAGACCCCTATCAGTACCAGCCTTTATAGGAATCATAATGTTAGCTGGTATAGTAGTTAACAATGCCATAGTTTTAGTAGACTATATTAATCAATTACGTGATAGGGATATGAATAGAAAAGATGCCATAATACAAGCTGGTAACACAAGGTTTAGACCTATACTTATGACTACCCTAACTACAGTACTAGGATTAGTTCCCCTAGCTTTAGGAATAGGAGAAGGTGCTCAAACTCAAGCTCCTATGGCTACAGTGGTAGTTTGCGGTTTAACTTTATCAACCCTGTTGACACTTGTATTTATCCCAGTTGTATATACTCTATTTGACGACTTATATATAAAGATAAAGAGAATCCTCTTTAGAAGAAAAACAGTTTCAAATTAA
- a CDS encoding efflux RND transporter periplasmic adaptor subunit, with translation MKKRYLILIMVFILSLSMVGCSKEKTANATSEAPINVETSLAALNSFTLQTALSGKISAIDEADISSKVSGTVQNVNVEIGDFVKEGNILISLEKTDFKTSLEEAQASYSMALASYNNTLEKIKVAKANYRRMEELYSQGALSKRELEQAELEASDTNLELAKAKLLQSQATLTKVQNSYSDSNITAPISGFITAVNVSKGESISPSVPVVSISNIDPVKVETSVSGYLVNKLHKGDLVDVFIKSVDTKPFKGTINAISPAPSKDNLTYPIQITIENKDSLVKPGMFAEIVVSSDKKENILTIPSQAVVIKDGEPVVFVIKDSTAYMKNIEVGLDNGTLVEVLNGLSENEEVVIKGQNYLEDGNQVKVIK, from the coding sequence ATGAAGAAAAGGTATTTAATTTTAATTATGGTTTTTATCCTCTCCCTCTCAATGGTAGGTTGTTCTAAGGAAAAAACCGCAAATGCCACATCTGAGGCTCCAATTAATGTGGAGACCAGTTTGGCAGCTCTCAATAGTTTCACATTGCAAACAGCTTTATCGGGAAAAATCAGTGCCATAGACGAAGCGGATATTTCATCTAAAGTAAGTGGCACAGTACAAAATGTAAATGTGGAAATTGGGGATTTTGTAAAAGAAGGAAATATATTAATTTCTTTAGAGAAAACAGATTTTAAAACATCCTTAGAAGAAGCTCAAGCTTCCTATAGTATGGCTTTAGCTAGTTATAACAACACCTTAGAAAAAATAAAGGTGGCCAAAGCTAATTATAGACGTATGGAAGAATTGTATTCTCAAGGTGCCCTGTCTAAGAGGGAATTAGAGCAGGCTGAACTAGAAGCCTCTGATACAAATTTAGAACTAGCTAAGGCTAAACTTCTTCAAAGCCAAGCTACTTTAACAAAAGTCCAAAATTCTTATTCAGATTCTAACATTACAGCTCCCATATCAGGTTTTATTACGGCTGTTAATGTTAGTAAGGGTGAAAGTATATCTCCTTCCGTACCTGTAGTTTCCATATCAAATATAGATCCTGTTAAAGTAGAAACTTCCGTGTCAGGATATTTAGTTAACAAGCTACATAAGGGAGATTTAGTTGACGTATTCATTAAATCAGTAGATACTAAACCCTTTAAAGGAACTATAAATGCCATATCACCTGCTCCAAGCAAGGATAATTTAACTTATCCTATTCAGATTACAATAGAAAACAAGGATTCATTAGTAAAACCAGGTATGTTTGCAGAAATAGTTGTATCTTCTGATAAAAAAGAAAATATTTTAACCATTCCATCTCAAGCTGTAGTTATAAAAGATGGAGAACCTGTGGTATTTGTAATTAAGGATAGTACAGCTTATATGAAAAATATAGAGGTTGGATTAGATAATGGTACTTTAGTTGAGGTTCTTAATGGTCTTAGCGAAAATGAAGAAGTAGTTATTAAAGGGCAAAACTATCTAGAAGATGGAAATCAAGTGAAAGTTATTAAATAG
- a CDS encoding DUF503 domain-containing protein, which produces MIIGSCHMELFIYEVNSLKEKRQILKSIIGRVQSRFNVSIGEVGLNDVWRRAEVGVACVSTNTKHALQMIDKIVEFIQRDGRIEIISCNKEIL; this is translated from the coding sequence ATGATAATAGGAAGTTGCCATATGGAACTTTTCATATATGAAGTAAATTCATTGAAAGAAAAAAGACAAATACTAAAGAGTATAATAGGAAGGGTTCAATCAAGATTTAATGTGTCTATAGGAGAAGTTGGTTTAAATGATGTATGGAGAAGGGCAGAAGTAGGAGTAGCTTGTGTTAGTACTAATACAAAGCATGCTCTACAGATGATAGATAAAATAGTTGAGTTTATACAAAGAGATGGGAGAATAGAAATTATTAGTTGTAATAAGGAAATACTATAG
- the nth gene encoding endonuclease III codes for MKKKLSKKDINVVLNKLEKLYPHAECELAYNSPFELLISTILAAQCTDVRVNKVTSELYKEYNTPEKILELSQEELENKIRSCGFYSTKSKNILATCKILIENYDGVVPDTREELMKLPGVGRKTANVVISNAYGKPAMAVDTHVFRVSNRIGLVNGKNVDETEQQLMKNIPKNLWTDTHHRIIFLGRRICKARKPICEECPINEECLYYKGKVM; via the coding sequence ATGAAGAAAAAATTATCTAAAAAAGATATAAACGTTGTCTTAAATAAACTAGAAAAATTATATCCCCATGCAGAATGTGAACTTGCTTATAATTCACCCTTTGAACTATTAATATCCACTATACTTGCTGCTCAATGTACAGATGTGAGGGTTAATAAGGTTACTAGTGAATTGTATAAGGAATATAATACTCCTGAGAAAATATTAGAATTAAGTCAAGAAGAACTTGAAAATAAAATAAGAAGTTGTGGATTTTATTCCACAAAGTCTAAAAATATATTGGCAACATGCAAGATATTAATAGAAAACTATGATGGAGTAGTGCCTGATACGAGGGAAGAGCTTATGAAGTTGCCAGGAGTGGGAAGAAAAACTGCCAATGTGGTAATCAGTAATGCTTATGGTAAACCAGCCATGGCAGTAGATACCCATGTGTTTAGAGTATCTAATAGAATAGGTCTAGTTAATGGGAAAAATGTAGATGAGACAGAACAGCAGCTTATGAAAAATATACCTAAAAATCTTTGGACAGATACCCATCATAGAATAATTTTTTTAGGACGAAGAATATGTAAAGCTAGAAAACCCATATGTGAGGAATGTCCTATAAATGAAGAGTGTCTTTACTATAAAGGAAAAGTTATGTGA
- a CDS encoding cell division protein FtsA codes for MVEAVKGNINPHEVVFALDIGTKSVVGIVGRKTDEEFEIIDYDILKHPSRAMYDGQIHDVEKVAKTCEKVKGNLEERLGFKLKYVSIAAAGRALKTYKVKVEKEIDFLAKIDKSIVGSMEIEGVQRAQETLDSENKDKSLKYYCVGHTVVNYYLDDNIMTSLIDHKGNKISAEIIATFLPYVVVDSLYTVMNKIDLEVKSLTLEPIAAMNAAIPEKLRLLNIALVDIGAGTSDIALTKDGNVVAYAMASVAGDEITEILAKEFLLDFNMAEELKIQLNKKNMHTFLDIVGIEYTLTTEEILERIKGSIENLADNIAENILKYNKKAPSAVFCIGGGSQIPLLTEFLAQKLDIRPERVVVRGTEILHNVKVNYEELGGPEFITPIGIGTIGHSIQKDLIKITFNNNLFEMFKTKTMKVSDVLIKAGFSPNKLISKRGKSMEVFLGDEKHIISGQIGESAKIYLNGEEVGIDAAVSDKDTLVVKEALPGKDGTSTLMDFIHKLEVDGEKIKGIRVNNEKCELSYVLGNKDRINIEFFEDSIIKEPIQRDKGSSLKKKITKVYVNNEEIHIKKEKSPIFIDIFDYIDFDRSRVKGKLIMKVNDEKGSFTDVLNENDHIEIYWE; via the coding sequence ATGGTAGAAGCAGTTAAAGGAAATATAAATCCCCACGAAGTGGTCTTTGCATTAGATATAGGGACTAAGAGTGTAGTAGGTATTGTAGGGCGAAAGACAGATGAGGAATTTGAAATAATAGATTATGATATATTAAAACACCCATCAAGGGCCATGTATGATGGTCAAATCCATGATGTAGAAAAGGTGGCAAAAACTTGTGAGAAAGTAAAGGGAAACCTTGAAGAGAGATTAGGGTTTAAATTAAAATATGTATCCATAGCTGCAGCTGGTAGAGCCTTAAAAACTTATAAGGTTAAGGTGGAAAAGGAAATAGATTTTCTAGCTAAAATAGATAAATCAATTGTAGGATCAATGGAAATTGAAGGTGTGCAAAGGGCACAAGAAACTTTAGATTCTGAAAATAAAGATAAGTCATTGAAGTATTATTGTGTAGGGCATACAGTTGTAAACTATTATTTAGATGATAATATAATGACATCCTTAATTGATCACAAGGGAAATAAAATAAGTGCTGAAATAATAGCTACTTTCTTACCGTATGTAGTTGTAGATAGTTTATATACGGTAATGAATAAAATAGATCTTGAAGTTAAAAGTCTAACCCTAGAGCCTATAGCTGCCATGAATGCAGCCATACCAGAAAAATTGAGATTATTAAACATTGCCTTAGTAGATATAGGTGCTGGCACATCAGATATTGCCCTTACTAAAGATGGAAATGTGGTAGCCTATGCCATGGCTTCTGTGGCAGGAGATGAAATAACAGAAATCTTAGCTAAGGAATTTTTACTAGATTTTAATATGGCAGAAGAACTAAAAATCCAATTAAATAAAAAGAATATGCATACATTTTTGGATATAGTTGGTATTGAATATACTTTAACTACAGAAGAAATACTAGAACGAATAAAAGGCAGTATAGAAAATTTAGCAGATAATATTGCTGAGAATATATTAAAGTACAATAAGAAAGCTCCTAGTGCAGTGTTTTGCATAGGTGGAGGAAGTCAAATCCCCTTATTAACAGAGTTTTTAGCACAAAAATTAGATATAAGACCTGAGAGGGTAGTTGTTAGAGGAACTGAAATTCTTCATAATGTGAAAGTCAATTATGAGGAATTAGGAGGACCAGAGTTTATAACACCAATAGGTATAGGAACTATAGGACACAGTATTCAAAAGGACTTAATTAAGATAACTTTTAATAACAACCTATTTGAAATGTTTAAGACTAAAACTATGAAAGTATCAGATGTACTTATAAAAGCAGGTTTTTCTCCAAACAAGCTAATAAGCAAGAGGGGAAAATCTATGGAAGTATTTTTGGGTGACGAAAAGCATATTATAAGTGGTCAGATTGGAGAAAGTGCTAAAATTTATTTAAACGGTGAAGAGGTAGGCATAGACGCAGCCGTATCAGATAAAGATACTCTTGTAGTAAAAGAAGCTTTACCAGGGAAAGATGGTACTAGCACCTTAATGGATTTTATTCATAAACTAGAGGTAGATGGTGAGAAAATAAAAGGCATTAGAGTAAATAATGAAAAATGTGAATTATCCTATGTGCTGGGGAATAAAGACAGAATAAATATAGAGTTCTTTGAGGATTCCATCATAAAAGAACCTATTCAAAGGGATAAGGGAAGTTCTCTTAAAAAAAAAATTACAAAAGTATATGTGAATAATGAGGAAATACATATAAAAAAAGAGAAAAGTCCCATCTTTATAGATATATTTGATTATATAGATTTTGATAGAAGCAGAGTAAAGGGAAAATTAATAATGAAAGTAAATGATGAAAAAGGAAGTTTTACAGATGTGCTAAATGAAAATGATCATATAGAAATATATTGGGAATAA